The genome window GATGAAATCTACTTTTAATTTCATCAGCATACGCCATGCCTCGGGATGATCCTCGGCAGCCCAAAAACGTATTTTTTTTCCTGACTTATGTACCGTAAAGATCATATTTTCGATCTTTTTCTGATCATCAGTTGTCATCGCTTTCCCTTTAGCTACACTCCATGGCATGCTGTATAAAGCCACTCTTTCCAGTTGTTCGGGGGTATAGGTTTGGTTTAAAAGACCATCAAACCAAATGAATGACGGATACTTGTCAAAATCGGCAGGTTTGGGGGAATTACCGGTTATTACTATCCGAACGGCATTCGAATTAACTGATGGATCAAATATTTCCGGAAATTTATTCAGCTTATCAACCAAAATGTCAAGAGTCGGTATACAAGGAGTTTTCAAATCAATCATCAATTGGAGCTTTCCATCAGAATTCGGCCATGCTTTATTTTTATTTTGCTTGTAACAAAGTTTCAACGGTTCAATATAAAGAGCATCTAAAGTACGTTCCGGTTTGATTTCGTGCCTGCTATGAGCTACAAATAATTCCCCATCAACCGCATAAATGTCTGCCTCAATAGAACCAAAACATGCGTTATATGCTGTCCAAAAGGGGATTTCATTTTCGTAATCGTTATGTGAATGCGCATTTAATGTCGTATACTGCGCTCCGACCCGAATGCAGAATACCAGGAAAATCAAGGTAAAAATATATTTTTTCATATTGATAACCGTAAAAAGGAGTCGTATGAAAATCTCACAATTGCTTATAAGTTACTTCCTTGATCCGTTCTTTTAATCCGGGCCATTCGGCATCCGGTATCTTAGCCCCCATCACCTCGATTACCTTCCCGGCAAGGA of Bacteroidales bacterium contains these proteins:
- a CDS encoding phosphatidylinositol-specific phospholipase C/glycerophosphodiester phosphodiesterase family protein; the protein is MKKYIFTLIFLVFCIRVGAQYTTLNAHSHNDYENEIPFWTAYNACFGSIEADIYAVDGELFVAHSRHEIKPERTLDALYIEPLKLCYKQNKNKAWPNSDGKLQLMIDLKTPCIPTLDILVDKLNKFPEIFDPSVNSNAVRIVITGNSPKPADFDKYPSFIWFDGLLNQTYTPEQLERVALYSMPWSVAKGKAMTTDDQKKIENMIFTVHKSGKKIRFWAAEDHPEAWRMLMKLKVDFINTDKINELAEFLNNSQEQMSQSVRSRNDLSEKQFVQR